A genomic window from Triticum urartu cultivar G1812 chromosome 7, Tu2.1, whole genome shotgun sequence includes:
- the LOC125521440 gene encoding uncharacterized protein LOC125521440 has protein sequence MAVKLTLPAQALLSQVAKLGSLLALLLLALLLPAFLRVAYGYLLFNGIVLALGIQAFVGSTASIADESSSTDHAVAPVGVAASPFQRAGSVRPDDRTTVADDDRVVVPAYVASNIVELKTKTKEVVLKVLKKCPSTASIFFLSALNGSQAGGEEKGRQEEQDDFQVDLLDGDVTMSRQELFANTERFIGNFRKELRMQRQ, from the coding sequence ATGGCGGTCAAGCTCACGCTCCCAGCGCAAGCACTGCTCTCCCAGGTGGCCAAGCTGGGCtccctcctcgccctcctccttCTCGCGCTGCTGCTGCCCGCCTTCCTCAGGGTCGCCTACGGCTACCTCCTCTTCAACGGCATCGTCCTCGCGCTCGGCATCCAGGCCTTCGTCGGCAGCACAGCTTCCATCGCCGACGAGTCCTCGAGTACCGATCACGCTGTCGCGCCTGTAGGCGTGGCCGCCTCGCCGTTCCAGAGGGCTGGATCAGTCCGTCCCGACGACCGGACGACGGTTGCGGATGATGATCGTGTGGTGGTTCCTGCTTATGTAGCGAGTAATATAGTCGAGCTGAAGACAAAGACCAAGGAGGTGGTGCTGAAGGTGCTGAAGAAGTGCCCGTCGACGGCGAGCATCTTCTTCCTCAGCGCGCTGAACGGCAGCCAGGCCGGCGGAGAGGAAAAGGGACGGCAAGAGGAGCAGGATGATTTTCAGGTCGACCTGTTGGACGGCGACGTGACGATGAGTCGGCAGGAGCTTTTCGCCAACACGGAGAGGTTCATCGGCAATTTCCGCAAGGAGCTCAGGATGCAGAGACAGTAG